The following coding sequences are from one Triticum dicoccoides isolate Atlit2015 ecotype Zavitan chromosome 4A, WEW_v2.0, whole genome shotgun sequence window:
- the LOC119286176 gene encoding E3 ubiquitin-protein ligase EL5-like has product MVPASTVLTLLGFCASVLFIVFVCSRLVCALTRRVRRGRRPSPPLPRFLPVGVRAGHSSHVPFDRQGHAAGGGGVDPAAVAAFPTRAFSAAGCPRGEAADASAMCVVCLAEYEDDDVLRVLPYCGHDFHVACIDIWLKQHSTCPVCRVSLRNDPGRKHAAPPLPSAVIVIPPCSPEVSRSDPCRCLFSGRGHSPTTSSQVLTNEPGQANQIQVVCHPSEDQGNNPTPSEVGSPGENNNQTGKLNIESPRVVGMLP; this is encoded by the exons ATGGTGCCGGCGAGCACGGTGCTCACGCTGCTGGGCTTCTGCGCCAGCGTCCTCTTCATCGTCTTCGTGTGCTCCCGGCTCGTCTGCGCCCTCACCCGCCGCGTGCGCCgcggccgccgcccctcgccgcctctCCCCCGCTTCCTCCCCGTCGGGGTCAGAGCCGGTCACTCCTCCCACGTTCCGTTCGACCGCCAGGGACacgccgctggagggggaggggtcgacCCCGCCGCCGTAGCCGCCTTCCCCACCCGCGCCTTCTCCGCCGCAGGCTGCCCCCGCGGCGAGGCGGCGGACGCCTCAGCCAT GTGTGTCGTCTGTCTTGCAGAGTACGAAGATGACGACGTACTCCGCGTTCTTCCTTACTGTGGCCACGATTTCCACGTGGCCTGCATCGACATCTGGCTAAAGCAGCACTCGACATGTCCTGTCTGTAGAGTTTCCCTGCGGAATGACCCTGGCAGAAAGCATGCTGCGCCGCCTCTGCCGAGCGCGGTGATAGTAATTCCCCCATGCTCGCCTGAAGTGTCGAGATCTGACCCATGCCGCTGCCTGTTCTCCGGCAGAGGGCATTCGCCAACGACATCGTCACAGGTTCTTACAAACGAACCTGGCCAGGCGAATCAGATTCAGGTAGTATGCCATCCATCGGAGGATCAGGGAAACAATCCGACGCCATCTGAGGTTGGCTCTCCTGGTGAGAATAACAACCAGACAGGGAAGTTGAACATAGAGAGTCCTCGCGTAGTTGGCATGCTGCCATGA
- the LOC119286175 gene encoding uncharacterized protein LOC119286175, with product MVSASSLLLLPSSVRDLASCVVADVAACTTPSSTLTSPASPSTLSVTVFYRAAALLPGQSSPAHLRLTWTRSPLGPTLSFSPSASNPAVVLRRRRGTQSVPVDDAARPQLVVFWDLTAARYDASPEPHSGYYFVAVAGADVVLAVGDLAAEFVEERFEGRIPKAAALTVPFARRERVVAPDPAAMHTARRVRFAEGGPDHEVSVGCSGGAEEEELWVSVDGKRAVQARRPRLNFRGNQTVFVDGAPVDVMWDLHGWWFREPPYGSAVVMLRARSALESRLWLEEEEVATAAPGFSLVLQAFKSRTDGRLSSAPAH from the coding sequence ATGGTCAGCGCCTCCAgcctgctgctgctgccgtcctCCGTGCGGGACCTCGCCTCCTGCGTCGTCGCCGACGTCGCCGCCTGCACCACCCCCTCCTCCACCCTCACCTCCCCCGCCTCCCCCTCCACGCTCTCCGTCACCGTCTTCTACCGCGCCGCCGCGCTCCTGCCCGGGCAGAGCTCCCCCGCGCACCTGCGGCTCACCTGGACCCGCTCCCCGCTCGGCCCCACGCTCTCCTTCTCCCCCTCCGCCTCCAACCCCGCCGTGGTCCTCCGCAGGCGCAGGGGCACGCAGTCCGTCCCCGTCGACGACGCCGCACGGCCACAGCTCGTCGTGTTCTGGGACCTCACCGCCGCGCGCTACGACGCCTCCCCGGAGCCGCACTCCGGCTACTActtcgtcgccgtcgccggcgccgACGTCGTGCTGGCCGTGGGCGACCTGGCGGCCGAGTTCGTCGAGGAGAGGTTCGAGGGCCGGATCCCCAAGGCCGCGGCTTTGACCGTCCCGTTCGCGCGCAGGGAGCGCGTCGTTGCGCCGGACCCGGCGGCGATGCACACCGCGCGGCGCGTCCGGTTCGCCGAGGGCGGCCCGGATCACGAGGTAAGCGTAGGGTGCTCCGGCGGCGCGGAAGAAGAAGAGCTGTGGGTGAGCGTCGACGGGAAGCGCGCGGTGCAGGCGCGGCGGCCGCGGCTGAACTTCCGGGGGAACCAGACCGTGTTCGTGGACGGCGCGCCGGTGGACGTCATGTGGGACCTGCACGGCTGGTGGTTCCGGGAGCCTCCGTACGGCAGCGCGGTGGTCATGCTCCGGGCGCGCAGCGCGCTGGAGAGCCGGCTGtggctagaggaggaggaggtcgccaccGCCGCGCCGGGGTTCTCGCTCGTCCTCCAGGCCTTCAAGTCCCGCACTGATGGGCGGCTATCATCTGCCCCTGCCCATTGA
- the LOC119286179 gene encoding seipin-1-like: protein MDPGPHHPSTYNHHHHYPFLPAAGPPTAAGDTLLFLLAVPAGWLIRLVAFLGERVISAVLTLVVLPGATLVGELRAVPAAAASLARRAAVGVLAAAFTFAALAVALVASLLLGFVLIRHWVEDPVTVHQPLYFDYTEPQPSAAVALCPPAGHSVRVSISLLLPDSDHNRQIGVFQIKTEAITPSGSTIASATQPYMLRYKSAPVRLAQSALTIVPLALGMRSESQSATLKLLQYWEGHGRHKRTRLIRVSLQPRAMTVHLPQVYRAEITVQTALPWFKAVARSLKWTMCVWLSFWVYVILSLLAVRWVWPLALSAWDSHRGLSDHQVNGKTIAANLGGGDTGQSSHEGSSSGGAVKWRDRRGRRKAQKTRHGGMVELKLDEGSSSSSAVAETDEVVDDDHGESPAAPLSESESC from the exons ATGGATCCAGGACCCCACCACCCGTCCACgtacaaccaccaccaccactaccccTTCTTGCCGGCCGCCGGACCGCCCACCGCTGCCGGCGACACCCTTCTCTTCCTCCTCGCCGTACCGGCAGGCTGGCTCATCCGGCTGGTTGCCTTCCTCGGCGAGCGCGTCATCTCCGCGGTCCTCACCCTCGTGGTCCTCCCCGGCGCGACGCTCGTGGGCGAGCTGCGCGCCGTCCCTGCGGCTGCGGCCTCCCTCGCCCGGCGCGCCGCCGTGGGCGTGCTCGCCGCGGCCTTCACCTTCGCGGCCCTGGCGGTCGCGTTAGTCGCGTCCCTGCTGCTCGGCTTCGTCCTTATCCGGCACTGGGTGGAGGACCCGGTCACCGTGCACCAGCCGCTCTACTTCGACTAcaccgagccgcagccgagcgccgcCGTGGCCCTCTGCCCCCCGGCGGGACACTCCGTCAGGGTGTCCATATCGCTGCTGCTGCCCGACTCCGACCACAACCGTCAGATTGGCGTGTTCCAG ATTAAAACAGAGGCCATCaccccaagtggaagcaccatcgcATCAGCCACCCAGCCATACATGCTGCGGTACAAGAGCGCTCCGGTGCGGCTAGCACAGTCCGCGCTGACAATCGTGCCGCTCGCCTTGGGCATGCGCAGCGAGAGCCAGTCGGCGACGCTGAAGCTCCTGCAGTACTGGGAAGGCCACGGCCGTCACAAGAGGACACGGCTCATCAGAGTCTCTCTGCAGCCAAGAGCCATGACAGTGCACCTGCCCCAGGTGTACAGAGCAGAGATCACCGTGCAAACTGCGCTTCCATGGTTCAAGGCCGTGGCGCGCAGCTTGAAATGGACAATGTGTGTGTGGCTCTCTTTCTGGGTCTATGTCATTCTCTCCCTGCTCGCGGTTCGTTGGGTCTGGCCACTCGCGCTATCTGCATGGGACAGTCACAGGGGGTTATCTGATCATCAAGTCAATGGGAAGACAATTGCTGCTAATCTGGGTGGAGGAGATACAGGCCAGAGCTCACATGAGGGATCATCGAGTGGTGGTGCTGTGAAGTGGAGGGACAGGAGAGGCAGGAGGAAAGCACAGAAAACGAGGCATGGTGGCATGGTTGAGCTCAAGCTCGATGAGGGCTCGTCTTCTAGCTCTGCAGTGGCTGAGACTGATGAAGTTGTCGACGACGATCATGGGGAGTCACCTGCTGCTCCATTGTCTGAGTCCGAGTCCTGTTAG